The genomic stretch gaGTACACCTTAGCCAACCCAAAGATGGGAGACGAAGGTGCGCGTCCTATCTTTGGAAATTGTCAAGTGTAATCGGAAGACGTCTCTCTATTGGAAATAATTACTTGCATCTACAACATGTAAGTAGTATAATCAATTCAAGGCAATTTTAATGCAATATTCATAACCGAAGTATTTGGCAACGTACTAAATGCAATGGGTTTTCAATTAacaattcattaaaatttgcATTCTACtacattaaaattcataaaatttatattaaagttaattttagattattatgattattattattatgcaataaattttaacttacatATTGACTCTCAAAAAAATGGCTAATTGTAAAAACAATTATGTATACCTTTATCTATAATTAGAAGGAGGAGTCTCGTTGAACATTTTGGTTTATTGTTGATTTGTGGCAAATGATTTTTCCAATATCTTCAATAGAATGAAAAAGTCTCTTAATATGTTAGTCTTAAAGTAGACACTCTTTATAAAACTTTTCATAGAAAGATAATGAGGAAGACTTCAAAATGATAGTGTCCTTAAAATATGTTAATGCAACGTTTAATTGCAATTTACTACATGAATAGCTTTAGAGGTGTAGAGCTTAACTCATTAAGGGCGGATAAATTGTActatataattgtttaattatgaTGCACTTCTCATTTTTTTTGAGTAAAAAGGTTCCTTAATCTTAAGCAAtgcactctctctctctcttttgcaCCACTTTCAAACATGTGCACACTCATATTGTAGTGTTAATTGAGAAAGTACAACTTACACAATGAGCTAACAATATGTGTAATTTTTAACACATatcttaataaatataatattttttttacttgttgTGGATTCTATTTACTCAACAGCTTGAGTGTTGATGCCTTAAATGATCGGTTAATGGTGACTCGCATATACCATATCTCTTTTCAATGACCATGTCTATTAGACTACCCTTTAACACATAATTGGGTTTGATGGGTGAAGCAAACCCAAATTTTTTATCCCAAAGTCTAGACTCTTGTCACTCTACAATATTTCAAATGAGTAGAAACAATTGTTTTAAAGATATGAATACTCATAAAGGTTTTGCATGCATTAAATGATTATGTATAAGACTCACATAATCGTTTTTCAATTTAGGTAACCCACTAACAAACATCAAACAATCATACATAGAACATGCACGATCGCTAAACACCTTGAGAACTTACAAAACATGTTTCATAAGTCAATGAACTCAAGCCCTGTAAAGCATCTCTTCGGCTTATCTTGCTTCTACCTTCAATAATTCATGTCATATTCATGTTCTGGTTCATAGAGTATCTTGACATGTCTAGGTATTAATACACAACCCTTAACAGTCTCTTAAACCTTGTGGGACAATCTTTCCCCTGATTGTTCATCTCTACAAAACGCTTATTCTATTCTACTAACTTACATAAGACTGTTAATGGTTATATGACTCTTGTTTAGACTCCCCACAAGCAGgcagattttttatttttttcactcgaAAGTGAAATTCATCTGGATTTGTGTTGGAAAATGATTTCTCAGGAAATTGTCAGCTTGATCCAAGAAAGTATGTAAGGTCTATTTATTCCGCTGACAGAATTTCAGGCTTTATTCCATTTATTCAGTTGTTGTTTGCTGGAAGATTACACAGACAAATTAGATTCTGATTGAGATtctaatattgtttttaatggGGAAGAAGAAGGTGACCTGAAAAAATTCTGATGCCTTGTAAAGACAAAAGAAAGTACCTTGCATAGAATGATCAAGATTTGACTGGTTCGTTTGGAACTATGCGTggaataaattgaataattcagTAACTTTTACATCAGCCCATCCCATCTTGTTCACAATCAAAACTAAAGCCTCCGTAAATAATGTCTTCAATTTTATGGAAGAACTGTTTGCGAATGAGACTATGACAGTCGAGcagagagggagagaaaaatCTGAAGAAAGAAAGGATGTGAACAGGGACGATGAAGTTTGTCGAAAAGTGtcaaaatcttaataataaattttaataaaaaataaatatttaaattttttaaaattaggattTTGTGATTTTACCAAATCTTGGTGGGGATAAGTCTCTTGACCTTCTTATTTGTATGAATGAAATATGCAATGTGAGGTCCACTATACCCTGTTTATCCAAGTATTCGTTctttgaagaaagaaaagaataaaaatgaaatgatgTATAAAGAGTAAATGATGGAGGTGATGATTTGCACGTGATCTACACTGGTAAAACTGGTCGCAcagtgaaaaatgaaaatgaaaatgaaaacggGGACCTCTCGAAACGATGATGTGGAGTTGTAAGGATCATCACCGTTCATGGCGggttagaaaattataattaaaaatatatatcgttTGATCGAAGGAGCTGTCGCGTCGGCATCAGtaactttttcattaaaaattactttttactATTTTCAACTCGCTCATTCTGAATTTTTAACCAGTTATTTACTCAACGCCCAAAGTCACTACCTCCCTCTAACCTACACCAGTCGCGCACCGCCCACCGCTTTAGTTGATTTTGACTTTTGTCCTCAATCGCCTACGTGGAGGGGATGTGCGCAGTACGCACCTAGGCACAGGTTAGGTAGATGTGTAGTGCTGGTCGTCCTTGTTCACTCCATGTCTTATGTCTGTGTCAGCTTGAGCGAAGGACTGAACTCagacaataatattattaataattattataatcatataattataattattattcatttatacaATTGTTTCTTCACTACTTTTGCTATAATACGCAAGGTCTTCTGTTGCCTTCTTGTTTGGCTCTGCaactgtttttttattataagtatacagggagagagagaaagaaattagCTTTGTTTTAGAGATTCCTTTAATGGTAGATCCGACCTTTCAGTAGCTTCAATCTACCataatctctttttctctctttattttttacttgtttgCTTTCTTCGAATCTAATCTTCCATTTATGCGACGGTGAcgaaatgatgaaaatgaaattttcgtGAATTGATTACTAgttagttattgttttatagAGTTTTGAAAGTTTCTGTGATTGAGATAATGATAATGGAGTCGATGAGGAAAAAGGAATCTCCGAGCTCTGTCGTGTCAACTCAGTTCCCAGACGAGGTACTCGAGCGAGTGTTCGCTCTCTTAACTTCACACAAAGATCGAAGCTCAGTCTCTTTGGTTTGTAAAGACTGGTACAACGCGGAACGCTGGTCCAGGACTCATGTGTTTATCGGTAACTGTTACTCGGTTTCGCCGGAAATTCTGGCTCGCCGGTTCCCTAACATTCGCAGCGTCACTCTGAAAGGAAAGCCGAGATTCtcggatttcaatttggtgccACAAAATTGGGGAGCTGATATTCACGCCTGGCTCGTTGCTTTTGCTGATAAATATCCATTCCTTGAGGAACTGAGGTTGAAAAGAATGACCGTTAGTGATGAGAGTTTGGAGTACGTGGCCGCTAATTTCCAGAATTTTAAAGTGCTTTCTCTTCTGAGTTGTGATGGTTTCAGCACTGATGGTCTTGCTGCAATTGCTACACATTGCAagtaagtttgaaaattatattagcttttatttttatttaaatttttttatttgttttagttgGTTTGGATTTTAATAGTTAGAGATCTCGGcagtatttttgtttattaaaaagaaGTTGATTTGTCGGAGTATTACTGTCAATGGGTTCTCTTTTGGTTTGATGAGGCTATGAACAATAATGGAACACGTGGTTGAGAAATAAATGCCTTAGCTTTGTTGTTGTTactatataagaaaatttaagcGTTATTTTCGTttctatttctttgtttttcttctgttttttgttGATGTGACATTTAACCTGTGCCTAGCATTCAATTGGAGGTATATCCTCGTCATCCTACACAAAAATATCCCCTAATTACtacaagttaaaattaatgaaacagaTGACTAACTTGTTGCCTACTAATGTTTTTACGAGGGAATAATTTCATCTGAAGAATGATTAACTCATTTGATCTTCTTGCGTCTTGAGATGAAATGAAGGCACACATGATTCTTTGTTAAATTCTTATCTAATTCTGTTGCTACAATTGGATTCATGTAAAAGATCTTCTTTCAAACCGAACCCTAGCTTCTTCTTAGGGATTAGcttgtatttatataatcaatctAGTTTTTGCTATTATGTAAGTAGAAGTTTGAATGCAAAGTTTAATGGGTAGCTTTgattattgattttgtataGATGTGGACAATGAATTATTTGCTTTTGATGATTTGACTTTGAATCTTGTTGCTTTTACtatttctttataataattttttgtttctttgataaGCAAGGAATAGTTTCTGCCTGAAATGGAGTACAGTATTCTTGAGAACTTTGCGTTTGATTGGTGTCCTTGTTTGGTCAATTGAATGACATGTATTAATACCTATGTTTAAAGTAAATATGTTTGTTTCTTGAGTAGAAAGTTTGCTTGCTTTTCTTTGTACTACTTGAACAGGACTTTCGTGCTTAAAGAAGAAGCACATGTCCACTTCTTTTATCCTctgattttcttgcttttttccccttttaatATGCACTTACATCTGTGATGTCATTATCCTTGCATTTATAGCCATGTTCATTGGTTGAAAGAATATTCATCCTTATCTCACCAGGTGGattgcttttctttcttcatcTAATTCTCAGGTTGTCACTATAGTGGGTTCATGTATTTCCCCATCTGAAAGCAAAATTTTGTCTAGAATATGTTTTGTTGTGTATGGTAGGCCTTAGTGTGAAGGTAGGCTATCATGCTGCGATTGTCATGAACTTTTGGATTTATTACTGGTGCTAGAACCTTTTATTtcatgttataatattgttaattatcTATTACAATACTTATTGTGATTCCTGATTGGTTTTATGTCCATAAGTTAAGTAATGAGaattagagttaaaattatgtgtatgatatgtggCTGACTTGACTCATTGTTAGTGTTGCATCCTCAACATAAGCCCGTCTCTTTCTGGGCATGTTTTTCTAATGGAGAATCATTTGTTATAAGACTGATCTGGCTACCAAAACCTGGCTAATAAATAGTGGAGAATCCATGTAACTGTACTAATTTAAAAGTAGAAATCCCTTAAAACCAATTCCCTAGGCCAATCAATTAATCAACTTGCAGGATCTTATCGTCGAGAGTTTATTTGACTGATTCTGCTATGTGCCTATATACCCAAGactttcaacaaaaatatgtgtCTCATCAGATTCCTATAGTTGATCTCTGTCACTTGGGCCGACAATTATTGCAATCAGTGCCCTCTGTTCATACATACAATCAATTTATCATAACTTGATCCTCTCCGGTGGAAACTCGGAATGGGTCAAAGGCTGAAAATGAATGACACCATggtgaaaattttagaaaaattgcTTGGTAGTTTCAGTGAAGCCTTTTCAGgttttcattatttcttttcaCTTTTACTTTCATGTATGTTTATAGTTTTCCAGATTCTTAGTTCTGTATTCTTTTCTAAATATTTAGAATACAATTACTGTCTCTATGATATTCAACCATTTATTTACTTCCCAAATTAGGTTTTGCATGTAGTACCGaacttctaaattttattttgatttcaggAATTTGACTGAGCTTGACATCCAGGAGAATGGTGTCGAAGATAAAAGTGGAAGTTGGTTGAGCTGCTTCCCTGAAAGCTTTACATCTTTGGAAGTACTGAACTTCGCCAACATGAGTGCCGAAGTCAATTTTGATGCACTTGAGAGACTTGTCAGTAGGTGCAAATCATTGAAGGCGTTGAAGGTTAACAAAAGTATTTCTTTGGAACAATTACAAAGGCTACTTGTTTGTGCTCCTCAGTTAGTGGAACTTGGCACTGGTTCCTTTTCACAAGATCTCACTACCAGGCATTACGCAGAGCTAGAAAATGCGTTCAACAATTGCAAGAATATACAGACCTTGTCTGGTTTATGGGAAGCAACTGCTTTATATCTCCCAGTTCTATACCCTGCCAGTGCAAACTTGACATTCTTGAATTTAAGCTATGCTGCTTTGCAAAGTGGTGACCTTGCCAAGCTGCTTGTGCATTGTCCAAGTCTTTGGCGCCTTTGGGTaagaattcatttttttatcatatcttTTGCCATTCATCTTATTTTATGGGAAAATAATTCTAGTTTGATAAGACATAATAGATAAAAAGGAATTGTTCTTTTTTATCCTTGTAAGACTGCTAATTGCagaaattcatttttctttgtcATACCAAGGTACTAGGTTTTGCCTGCTGATTTAGAAGTCATCTTTTCATATTGTTATCTTTCTGAAACTGAAGAAATTGGGAgagttttatgattaatttctGAACCACAAGCAGCTTCCTGTATTAGGATGTACTGTAGAAGTTGTTGGAGAAGTTTACGTTAAACCCAAACTAGGAATGATCACTATTCTTTCATAGATATTACTTATTTGTATCAGCTGTGCTTCCACCTTTCTtggatttttcattttcattttcatttcctgACCAATAAGAAGTATGTCTACATTTTTTACTGTTATATTATGTTCATTTGCTGATGGGTGATCTTCATTGTTGCAACCATTAGATCTATCTGCCATTGGTTTCCAAAGTGTTTTGAATCAACACCGATATAGGACATATAAGCATGGATGCTAATTATTTTAGACTCTTATTCTgtttattttagggttttatttgtCGAGAAAGTTTTGGACTTCAGGTTTTAGTCTTAGGGTTCCTATTGATTTGCATGAACAGAGAAAGTAAATTTTAGATGGTGATGTGTTTGGGGAATGAATTCAGGGTTTGTTTAAGTgttgacaataattttttgGATGGAAATTTGGAAAGATTAGAGGGAAGAAACTCTGCAGAGATAGTAGGAAAACAGTATTTCATTAATCAATCATCAAAGTCAATATTCAAATGAACATAAAGGTGCATTTGTAGTCTTCAAATTCTAATACTAATCAAAAGCAGAAATCTTACTAAAATAGATTATACTGCAGTGCCATGCTTATGTGTCCTACATCAAAAAGGTTGgcttgatatttaaaattatgtcatGGCTCGTGATTGATgtcttgttttttaattttgagcaAAAAGTGAAAATTGTCCTGAAAAGATGCTGTGACTTTCTGCAATGACTTGTCATGTATAAACTTTACAGTTTTAGCgtcttaaaatttttcaatgtcCAATCTTATAATGACTTTTTCATATAGGTCCTGGACACGGTGGAAGACAAAGGGCTTGAGGCTGTTGGTTCCTATTGTCCATTGCTAGAGGAACTCCGTGTTTTCCCTGCCGATCCCTTTGATGAGGAAATTATCCATGGGGTCACTGAAGAAGGGTTTGTTGCTGTGTCTTTTGGCTGTCGGAGACTGCACTATGTCCTTTACTTTTGCAGGCAAATGACTAATGCTGCTGTAGCAACCATTGTACAGAATTGCCCTGATTTCACCCACTTCCGGCTTTGCATAATGAATCCTGGACAACCAGATTATGTGACAAACGACCCCATGGATGAGGCTTTTGGTGCTGTAGTGAAGACTTGCACTAAGCTCCGAAGACTTTCAGTTTCAGGTCTATTAACTGACTTGACATTTGAGTACATTGGGACATATgccaaaaatttggaaaccctttCAGTAGCTTTTGCAGGCAGCAGTGACTGGGGGATGCAGTGTGTACTTGGAGGTTGTCCAAAGTTGAGAAAACTTGAGATAAGGGATTGCCCATTTGGAAATAAGGCTCTGCTCTCAGGTTTGGAGAAATATGAATCCATGAGATCACTTTGGATGTCAGCTTGCAACGTGACAATGAATGGTTGTAGGCTATTGGCAAGGGAGATGCCTAGGTTGAATGTGGAGGTGATGAAGGAAGATGGAAGTGATGACAGTCAGGCTGATAAGGTTTATGTTTACCGCTCTGTTGCCGGGCCAAGAAGGGATGCCCCGCCTTCTGTACTCACTCTCTAATTTTCAAAGCTACTTggtaatctctctctctttcacgCACACAAACACATAGATACAGGCCCACAATGGTGGTAAGATCCCAACTGGATATTTTAGCAGTCCTGCTAATGAAATCCTGTATCTTCATAGTTGAGGCAAAGCTGTCCACTTGGcatcaatttataaattctttatGGACCTCGGTATATATATCCAGTGTGGCCAGTATTCTCTGTATGTATGATTGAGCATGGAAGTATTTGAATAATGGCTTATGGTAGTTCATTATTTTGTCAGTCTTCTTTCTGTTCCTACTGATGGTGATGATATTTTGAAATACATATTTGGGTACGTTTTATTAGAATTTGATGTAAATATGCTTGAGTTGGCTTCATGCTTCATGTATCTGTGATATATTATGCCCATCACTGATTTCGAATTACATACTTTAAGATTTCAGGGTTACCTGGAGTTCAAAATATCCATACAACTGAAATGATATGTGTGATTGGAAAAGAGGAAAGAAGGGGACTGGCGAGACATGAAATTTGTTCTTCCATTGCAGTTTCTTTTCTTAATACAACCCAGGAAGAATGGGAAAGCCTAAAGGATATAAGAAACAGCGCCTATGCCTTTACAGTCTCCAAGATTGGAAACAAGTTTGCTTCATCTGCTTGATTTACCACACCCCTGAAAAGCATTATTGCAAGACTGCCAATGCCAAAGTAGATGAAGCAGCCATGGCAGTGTGTCACAAATGAACCAAAATCTGTCCCCACAATGCATTGCCATCCAGGTCCATATGTCTTGTCGAAATTCTGCATTTGGAAGAAACACCGTGGTGAAATATGATTACTCAATCAAGAcccaatattataaaaaaaatagagtttAGGATGTAACCTTCTTTATGAATCGGGCTATTTCAGTAGACTCGGTAACATCATAAAGATCAAGAGCCTTTGCAGCCAAATGAAGTGCGTTTTGCTGCATTGTTTGAAGCATGTCAGTCTCCTTGACTATGGCTTTGCCTTCTAACATGGTAGCTGAGAAAAACTAAGTAACTAAGATGAGCAGGAGAAAGATGTGGGGATTGAACGGATTGGTAATGGTGGGTTTCTATGGGGGAAGTGAATAAAGGGTTGGTTCTGATGGCTCAGTTGTATGTAGTCTGAATCCAGGAGGTGTCGGGTGCAATGGTTAGAGCTTAGGACATGGAAGCATCAGGGGTCTCAGTTGATTGGAGGTGGCCGAATCATACGCAATTGGATTTGGTTCATCTTTAATCAATGGCTAGATGGGATGCCTCAGGATGGGAGGATAAAATGAATATTGGTCCACATTATCTTGGAGATGGTGGGATGTTTGTGGTTGTGGCGAAATATTATGCCATGAATTTCACTGGTGGATGTTTTATCGTTGATAATGAATTGTCTTTTCCCTACACGCTTTTTTTGTCCAATTGTGCTTTTCtctatatttgatttgatgatcAAAATGTTGATACCTGTAAATGGTGAGACTCCTGAACTAAATTCCATGACATCCAAATTAGTAAGCGTAAGGCATTGTGTGCACACTTTGGTGCATTTTGTGCTCACATTTTGTAACTTTTTTAACTTGACACCTTTTTAAAGCATTTTGCGTTCAGATGAATGCTTTGATTTGGACGTGtgtctctttatttatttaaaccaGCCTTCTTTGTCGATTTGTCTGACTTAGATATTCTGTTTTCCTGCTAATATTTACTTTTAGGCTCTATTTTTTCTGCTTTACATTCTCGAATATTTCGTCTCATTAACTCTCGTTGATCGGTTTATCTAAACAAATTGTGTGATATGATATTTGTCTAGTTCTTGAAGGGATTTTTAGACCAAAAATGGGAGAGATTTTAGTTGTAAAAATTTGGGAGCTTGAACTACGCTAAGTGGGAAACCAGAAACCAAGTGGTACTTTATGTATTCTAGATTTGGAAATAGGCTATTTTCTAGGTGTATGCGAGGAATTAATTGAGCAAACTAAATGCGGGTTTGTTGATGTTTAATTTCTATTTGTAACAAATATTGGTTTGATTTCAcggtgaatttgatttgattggacAATGTCTCATGGAGGTAAGCTATATACAAAACATTCTTGGATAATATGCAGGAAAAAGGCACAAAATTTTTTGGTAACAATTCTACGTGCATGGCCAGAAAGTGACCCAACCCTAAAAGGGAAAATCGCAAGCATATGAATGCCATACCATAGACACTTTACAATCTTCATAAAATTTCTTCTATAgatgaatatatatacataaatttatagagagagagagaacgaAGGAATAATATTTCTAGGtactttaattttaacaaaagtttgctttaaaaatattcattttgaatagTCTCTTTGGTAGTATGTTAAGATCCTAAGTGTAAAGTATAATATTTGTATCCCATATTAAAAAGTGTGAGTTtttaatgtggggtttatatgaatTTAGATTCGTTAATATCAATAGTTAGATTTTGAAATGTAGTTCTCCTAATATTCATACtatttgatatcaaaattatcatcacGTCTCTCAGTTGTAATCGTGCAGTGCGGGTGGTAACACCGACATTGCAATGTTCATCCGGATTAGTAGGTGATATATTAGGATCTTAAGTATAAGGTAACAATCCATACACTAAACATTCTAAGCTGATTTGAGTGTCAAGGTCATGTTTGTTCATCAGCAATACGTCTAGCCCATATACAGTCGACTAAAGCGCCCAAAATATGACATCAACATAATGTAATGAAGAGAAGACCGAATCCTTAAAGAATAAGGAGCTCAACTGGAAACCATGTGTTCTTTAAGGCTCTTTACTTAATACTGTTTAGATCCATCTTCAGTAATTAAAATTTCCTGTTTACTAACACCGGATAAGCCAAACATAAGCACAAATTGATGGAAGATGGTGTGGCAAGATTGCAGATAAAAAGGTGTTACTCCaactcttttctcttttaataaGTTGAAGGTTAAGTTTGGTAAAAGCTAGTAGGTAGTCTAGTTGTTTTAACCATTTATGATGTGCCGATGTTGCCATTTACATGTGCTTTGTTCTTCAATCCTTTAACCCTCTCCATTTAAAGTTCGGCCATTTTTATGCAAGGTTTTTAGGTGATTTGTCTCCTTCACAACTTTAAGCTAAATTATAGCTCCATCAGTCCTAATGCATGTGTCCAGGTTCCAGCCCCACATCACTTCTAGACTTCATCTTGCAGAAAAACTCACCTTTACTTCAACTGTTATCAATATCAGTCCAATTAGCTCCAAGAGATAGTTTGAATGTCAAAAGTACTTAGAATCCCCAAGTGAGCCGGTTTATGTTCGAGATTCATCGGTGACATATAAGATTAAACTcttgatatttttggtataatGATTGTAAAACTACTCACTGGACTTCAAATAACTAAATGATAACCATAAATtctgagggtttttttttttctttccacaatttcattattttcagaATTAGATGCTTTATTTCTTTGATTGCATGGCCCTAAAATTAGTTAACTAACGCCATCCTTTTGGGACTCATTTAATTATGTTTGGCCAAATAGTAAAGGCTGTAATTAGAGCTTAATTATGTCTTTCAGCTAGTCATCATCAACCACTAATTTCAATAGTTTAatacatcacataaaattaattgaagattATACATTACTTGTATTTAATAGCCTTTactatcatattattatttcagGTGGATGTTGCGGCAAATTTCTCCATAGTTAGCTTATGGTTGATGACTAAAaacaccataaaaaaaaaaaattattacttgtTTGGAGGattatgagaaaataatattgattctaTGAACCCCAAAGAtaaattgaatgataaaaaaagagGTTTCATAAATAAGAGAGTATGcgtttaagtttattttaatgataaattaaaatcaaacttttaacttcCTTAATTCATTGATTATGGAGGTAATTGTTGAACTTAGAGTTTATTCTATCTGGTGTGGTTGGTTTGATCTCATAAAAGCGATTATCCAACTCAAATAAGATTCCTCTATTCAAaaggaaatagaaaaatatCGACTGTATGAATAATCAAAAACAGTTGGAGAGATTTGGGCACATGATAAACTTAATATTCATAAACACCAAACCGAGATGTCCACGTTAAGCAATCTATATTTCCGctgatatttcataatttttttccattaacTTGGTCAATATTGCTTCTTATTGGAAGAAGATGAGTCTTTTTCTTCAAAccaaagatatttaattttgcTACTATTCTTGTGTGTTGAATTTCCCTTCTCCCTTACTCAAAGGTGCCTCCCTAGATTTCTCACTTTCGTGCTCTTCCACCCAACTGCATATGAAAATAGAACAAGACCCCACAAAAGCTAAGATGGTGAAATTGATTTTTAGTGCTGGAAGTATATGAAAATGTGTCGGCATTGTGTCCCAGATAGAAGAGTGAGGACATGTGCAGTGGAAAAACAACTTTGGTGAGAAATCATCCAATAAATTAATGGgtttaattcatattatatatccTCCCTGATTTGAATGGATCCATCATATTAATTGTTGGAAAAACATGTCATTTCTGTAAATCAAACACAGTAAATTGCATACCCCGATTTCGATTCTATTCAATACAGATTGAAAGTGATCTGTaatgtgattaattattttctacaaGACAATTTGCCTTTGGTACGGTGTTTTCTGGATTCTGTGATGCATTTGGGAGGCTTAGCATTTCTGCCTTCTTTTGTTCTTGCATTTTCGGGAGGAAATGATTTTCCGTATATTAGGGACAAGAGAATATAGTTTTggacattatatatatttgtttaactGTGAAGCCAATTGTTCATTAACAGTTAATACAATCAAGTCAAGTCAACCCGTTATAATTGGATCCAACCCAATATTAATGTTTTACAATGACAACAAGTGAtaagtgaaaatgaaataaactgCAACAAATATTTGTTTGGCAAGGAAAACGTAGCTACAACAGTATATTGGTGAGCAGCGGCCTAAAAACCCACAAACATAAGACAACCAAAAAGTGTAAATGCCGACTAACTCCACtaaataaagtttttgttttcattttaacttGGATTGCATGACCTGATCATCCTTAAAACCAGGTATAAAACATACTCATTGCAGCAAGATTTCATTGAATAAAGATCCGTCACAAGCAAAATGATGTGGTAGAATTTGTCATGTAAAGAAAGCTCATCGTCTTGCTTAATGAGAAGGGATGGAAAATACCCTTTAACTTGTCTTTAATCTTTATGCAGTGTTTGACACACGAGAAAAGCTTTTGGCTTTTGTTTAGGTGCTCTCATTATCAATGccttaacccaaaaaaaaaaaaaggtggaaAGAGAGAAAGTTCAAGAGAAATAGTTAAAACACCTTGAACTTTTAGTCTTCGATAAAGTTAGTCAATTATCCAAGGAAAGTTTCAATGAATTTATGTTTAGGTTAAGGTTCATCTCCACTTCCCATTGTAAAGTTGACAGGTAGCTCAAGCCTCAAGGCATCCAACAAAGAAGCTTCACATGGTGGGTTGAAGCTACAAAAATTGAAAGCTTaaccttttgtttcttttt from Mangifera indica cultivar Alphonso chromosome 6, CATAS_Mindica_2.1, whole genome shotgun sequence encodes the following:
- the LOC123217936 gene encoding protein TRANSPORT INHIBITOR RESPONSE 1-like, whose translation is MIMESMRKKESPSSVVSTQFPDEVLERVFALLTSHKDRSSVSLVCKDWYNAERWSRTHVFIGNCYSVSPEILARRFPNIRSVTLKGKPRFSDFNLVPQNWGADIHAWLVAFADKYPFLEELRLKRMTVSDESLEYVAANFQNFKVLSLLSCDGFSTDGLAAIATHCKNLTELDIQENGVEDKSGSWLSCFPESFTSLEVLNFANMSAEVNFDALERLVSRCKSLKALKVNKSISLEQLQRLLVCAPQLVELGTGSFSQDLTTRHYAELENAFNNCKNIQTLSGLWEATALYLPVLYPASANLTFLNLSYAALQSGDLAKLLVHCPSLWRLWVLDTVEDKGLEAVGSYCPLLEELRVFPADPFDEEIIHGVTEEGFVAVSFGCRRLHYVLYFCRQMTNAAVATIVQNCPDFTHFRLCIMNPGQPDYVTNDPMDEAFGAVVKTCTKLRRLSVSGLLTDLTFEYIGTYAKNLETLSVAFAGSSDWGMQCVLGGCPKLRKLEIRDCPFGNKALLSGLEKYESMRSLWMSACNVTMNGCRLLAREMPRLNVEVMKEDGSDDSQADKVYVYRSVAGPRRDAPPSVLTL
- the LOC123217937 gene encoding dynein light chain 1, cytoplasmic-like; translation: MLEGKAIVKETDMLQTMQQNALHLAAKALDLYDVTESTEIARFIKKNFDKTYGPGWQCIVGTDFGSFVTHCHGCFIYFGIGSLAIMLFRGVVNQADEANLFPILETVKA